The DNA sequence aatgTACAGTATTTCCTTTTTTGAATTTAACGACTAGATGCAAGAAAATTGATACAATGACAGGATTTCGGGTATCTTACtattaacaataaggtgctgggccatttctttaagGGAAAGGTTTATTTGGATCTGTCCCTTAAAAGGTTATATTCTTGCACAATCTAAAGACATCTTATCTAAATGTGTGCATATCTCCGGCCAAAAAATTTaagatatacatgtgtgtgtgagggtgtgtgtgtctgtgtgtctgtgtgtttgaatttgtgtagttaaaaaaaattaaacgaactgaagcgaaatgttttagtagtttaggaaaaaaaattctaAGGTTAACATTAACTAGGTGAGCTGCTTCCCATTCTCTGTATTCTTTGTGAGCCAAAGAAAACGGGGCCACACGCGACCACGTAAGTTATCCGTGTATATGCATATCGAGTTACCGGTCTCCGCCTGCATGTGATTACGCCACGACTGAAAGAGCTACCCCGGCGAGGTTCCATCATAGAAAACGCAGAACctccgggagagagagaatggtccTCAGGGGGCTATATGTTAACCCTATACTACACGCATATATTCTGATATATTGAATAACAGGGATGGTTCTACTGACCCATCGGATGGGAGGTCTGATCATGGAAGCAATGACACGTCGTACATACCCGCGGACCCCTCCCAACCAACCTCCGTCCGTAGTGGCCATAAAAACTAGGGTGTGGTCCGAGACGAGCCGTAGATGATGCCACCCCTTCCACCCTTTTACCTCGCCGGAAGGCTGCGCCCGACCATAGCTTCGGGCCAAGGTCAAGGGACCGAGCGCCGGCGACCTTCACGCTCCCTCATGAGCCAACAGGAGTTGAGGTGAAAAGCATCCGACGGGAGGAGAGGTCGTAAGGGCGGGACACCGCTTCGGTGATATGGGTGTCCAGGGGCGTGTCAGCGTTTGACACAGTGTACTTGAATATTCTCCACTACCGGCAGGAGAATGGGATCTAGAGATCAGTACGAATTCGATGACAGACAATACGGCCATATAGCTGCAGGTGTTTGTGATGCGCGACTGAGGTAATGGATGAAGTATTTGGGAAAGAAATTTCGTGTCAGATGGAGTTGTTAGAAGCGAAGTTTCCGCGCGGAAGAGGAGGTATCAACACTGGGAGAATGTTATAGATAGATGCAATTATATCTTTTAACTTTCCTGGTACAGAAACACCTCGTAAGGAGACCCTCGCCTTCTACAGGAGGATGGACCACCTCTCCTCACCGATGCATTGCTAATCTCACCTTTATCTTGTGTGGTGTCTCTTGCTCCTCAACCACAGCGCCACCTAGCAGCCCCTCCCTGCTCGCGTCGGGTATGTGTTGCCATCCCTCATCTCAGCACACTTCCTACCGTCACCTTAGTATTATGCAGTATGTGGTCCGTCTCCTTAGTGTCATGCAGTATGTGGTCTCCTCAGTAGGGTTCGTCCCGACACCAGAAGCCGTTCACCTTACCCTACTCTGCTACAGTGTGTGGCCTCGCGACACACCATCAGCGCTCGGCGGACCTGACCCAGCTCACGGTAGGTCCTCTACTGTACTCAACGCCCCTGCCTTCTAATTtcacctcaatatatatatatatatatatatatatatatatatatatatatatatatatatatatatatatatatatatatatatatatatatcgtacatattcgccatttcccgcgttagggaggtagtgttaagaacagaggactgagccaaagagggtatatcctcacttggcccccttctctgttccttcctttggaaaattaaaaacgggaggggaggatttccagccccccgctccctcctcttttagtcgcctcttacgacacgcagggaatgcgtgggaccCATTTAGCCAACCCCTAAGAATACATGAACAGCTGCGCTGACCGTGCACCAATGCCATGACATGGTttcgaacctattcgctcgaccctggacgtCCTATGGATTCGTCATGGTCAGGAAGGCTCAGCATATCATCAAGATTTGCTAACCTTACAGCAACTTCTGGAGGAGCTACATGGGTATGAAAAACCACGGTCACGAGAATGAAGCATTCAGTCAAATCACTGTATCATCTACGTTTGTATAAATTCTAAAACAGAATTTTTAATCGTGTATGGAGAGCAGTTCCAGaaattgatcaaaaaaaaaaaaataacagtacGTTGTGGTCTATTAATGGACTTGATCATCAATTTACGTTGTATATTTCTCATGTACTGTAATTGGAGGGGAAAATGCTTTGTAGAGTTTCAAATTGGGTAAGATATGGTGAAATTCAAACTTGTACGAGTCGATGCTTCATTAGAGTGTTAATCTTCTATAGCTCCTTGACGTATGGGTTAGAAGATAGAATTAGTTTTGGAGCCCTTCTTTGTATGTGTACGAGTTTTTCTGTCTTCTAGTCAATATAGTTTGAAGACAAGAACTGAAAAGTATATAAACATTTTTGGCTTGCAAACGCACTCCAAGGGGTCACTATTGTTTTTGGCGTTATATGGCACAAGATGCTAGTATGTGGTTTGTTGTATAGCTTGCTGctaaacacagtttagtacacatCAGAGTATCAGTGGCAATGACccccaatttttattttttttcgttttttccccAGTGTTCTTATTTCAAGGTGTGTTAGCTTTCCATTTGTCTGCGTTCACTTTCGTTCACCAATTTTCTGAGAAGGAAGATTAGTTCTTCACAAACTTATTGGTAAATTTCTCCTGcaggtgtgcttgtgtgtggttTTCTACCTCATATTTTTGTACTGGatcccttcccattttctctcctgaCCTGGGTCTCTTCATCCGTTTTCTACTGACGTGGCTGACTTACtggtctgtctttttttttttctgtgtaacGCGCGTTTTTGTCAGACGTTCACATCTACAGCTGTGCCAGAGAGGCTTCTATAGACTCGGAAATGTTTCAGATCTACAGAAGAACGGCACAGCTATGAACACCCAGCATTCTACTGAAGATATACGTAGAAATCATGCTGACGCCTACATTGTTATCTTATCATAAGTCGCATCCTGCAACTCTTTCTCTAAACTTATTAATGAGAGCTTTCCATATGCCTCCTGTTTCCTTTGACTTGCTTCCGTCAGCATCGTTCGTTCCTGGTTAGGCAATGGACGTCTTGTCATCAGCAGTGTTCATGACTGTGTCTGCAAACATCTTAAGAATATCCATTGTCATGGTTCTTGGGGAAACATATACGTATCTTCATGATACACTTAAGCACAGGATTTTCCGACCAAGTGGTGCTGCTATGATCTAGTGGTCCATTTTTCGTGGTAAGCGCTTCTCTGACTCGACCTTCTAATTTAGGTGGGAAAACCATCCTTCAATGACTGAAAGATACGTAATGTCATCTGCTTTAGTATCCCAATTCACCCATTTCTTACCTCTAGATTATGTAGTTTACCAactaaaaccattttctttacttAGCCGATTACAACCATTTTCTTTACTTTGCCAATTACAAccattttctttacttccataAAAACATCACCTGCACTGAACATCTGCGCTTAACACTCTCAAACCTCCGGTCTCCTTTCTCATGATTCACCAATCACCGCTCTCTTGAATCTCTGCAGATATCCTCCAACAAAACATGCACTGCATGTAttaatcctcctccttcttcagtagAATATACGTCATGTACCCACCTTCACAGGAGAGACTGCTGAATGGAAGGGAGGTTTGGTATGAGAGATATAAGAGATATGTCCTCTCACTGCAGAGGTCAGGGTAACATTATAAACGGGTTGCGGTACCAGCAGAGGATAGAGTTTTTTTCCCAAGGGTTATCAGTTATCAGGAGGGgatagagggcctgggaagacaCGTTTACCCGTTTCAAGTGTCTCAGTCAAAATGACAGACGGTGTGGGTAATGAACAGTTATGAAGGAAGCACTTGTGTAGCAGGAGAGTTATGAAGGAAGCACTTGTGTAGcaggagagttgtgaaggaagcacttgtgtagcaggagagttgtgaaggaagcaCTTGTGTAGCAGGAGAGTTATGAAGGAAGCACTTGTGTAGcaggagagttgtgaaggaagcacttgtgtagcaggagagttgtgaaggaagcacttgtgtagcaggagagttgtgaaggaagcaCTTGTGTAGCAGGAGAGTTATGAAGGAAGCACTTGTGTAGCAGGAGAGTTATGAAGGAAGCACTTGTGTAGcaggagagttgtgaaggaagcacttgtgtagcaggagagttgtgaaggaagcacttgtgtagcaggagagttgtgaaggaagcaCTTGTGTAGCAGGAGAGTTATGAAGGAAGCACTTGTGTAGcaggagagttgtgaaggaagcacttgtgtagcaggagagttgtgaaggaagcaCTTGTGTAGCAGAAGAGTTGTGAAGGAAGCACTTGTGTAGCAGGAGAGTTATGAAGGAAGCACTTGTGTAGcaggagagttgtgaaggaagtacttgtgtagcaggagagttgtgaaggaagtacttgtgtagcaggagagttgtgaaggaagtacttgtgtagcaggagagttgtgaaggaagtacttgtgtagcaggagagttgtgaaggaagcacttgtgtagcaggagagttgtgaaggaagcacttgtgtagcaggagagttgtgaaggaaatacTTGTGTAGCAGGAGAGATGTGAAAGAATGGATGAAAGACAGCGATTGCAAAAGGTCTGACGAAATCTAAAAACATGTACAGTATGTCCAGGAAACTTTAAGGAATGGGGTCCGACGAGGGTATGAATCCTTCTACGAAATGTTCAAATACGTAatgtttatttctctctctctctctctctctctctctctctctctctctctctctctctctctctctctctctctctctctctctctctcacacgccatCAATCTCCCCACACGATCGATGATTTTCATTCGGTCAACCATCGATAGAATGACTTGAGGCCTTCGTGTTGTTACCGTACGCTTGGAGACCCTCGGATCCTAGAGATGAGAAAAATTACCTTACATTGCCCTTTCGTCGACGATTCACCACCATTTGTTAGGCTTCACTGCGTATGAGAGAAAGAACTGAAATCTGGATGAAGttttattttaaagaaaatagtTTCATGACATTATTTTTAGGGGGCAACATTATCATTGTATTATGTACAAGTCATGGGAGTGTCAACACCAGGTCATGGAGGGTTGAGGCTCTGACGATGACAGATGCCATCGAATTCCTTATAATTCAGTTACTTTATAACTACTTTCAGTCAATCAATACCCTGGGTTTTATCATGAGCATCAGCCAGAGATCAAGCTATCCATGACAGGTGCTCTACACTCCAAGATGATGCAGGAGACTGTGGGACTGCGAGTGCTGCTCACCGACGCTTAGTCCACACGGTAGGAGACAGCGTGACCTGGATTGTTTACAACGCGGAGAAGCTCAGCGTCACGGGCGGCAGCAGGGGCGGCAGCGGCGTAGCTAAGGGCGGGGTAACCAGTGTAGGGTGTGATGCCGTGAGCAGCAGCCAAGGTGGGGAAACCGGCCGTATAGGTGAGAGGAGACCCAACGACAGCGGGGTGGGCATAGTTAAGGGGAGCAGGCAAGCCATAGGGGAAGCCGAAGGGAGAATAGGAGGTAGGGGCGTGGATGGCCACTACGGAGCGCTTCTTGCGGGATTcgggggcagcagcagcggcggcagccgCTGCCTCGTCATATGCGCTCTTAAAGGCGGCCTTAGCAGCGGCGACCTCAGGAGTGTCTTGTACAGGCTCAGGCACGGGACCTGGTAGAGCTGGGACAGCGGGAACTTCAGGGGCGTCGGGTGCCACGGGCAGGTTGGTGCCAGACACGCGGAAGCCAAGACCATCAGCTACGTAGTGCTGGGTCTGCACCTTGCCGTTGGTGTCTACGTAGTTGTAGGAGCCGCGCACGACACCAAAGGCGTCACGTGTCTCAGTACGAGAGTCCAAACCGCCAGCGTGGCCGAAGGAGTACTGCCCGAACTCGTCTTGAGCATGGTACTGGGAATGGATAGGTGACACTGGGGCGAAAGGAGCCGTGTTGTATGCCAGAGGTGTTGGAGCAGCAGCCTTGACGGTGACTGGTGCAGCTGCATTCCAGAGCCCGGGGTAGGCTCCCCAAGTGCCAGGGTAACCACCATACACGCCAGGATATCCCAGCAGCTGGGCACTGGCGCACGCCGCCACAGTCGCGATGGAAAGCACAGTCTGTAAAGACAGAGAACAAGAATTATATACATCTGGTAGGGAGTGAGTTAGTGTTGAACCTACCAGACATTTTGCTGTTCCAGAGTGTCGAACTTTTAGATACCATATCAGACCTTAATTGGCACTTACCACTTACCTAACTTTCCATAGATATTTTTGAGTTATTATTGACCTGTTAGACTTCACTTGCTGAAAACAGCCGATCTGCCTTAATCAAGTTTAATGAACCGTAACGTAGGTTGATATGAAGTTTAATTTCAGATGTAAACAAAATCAATATCACGACGACCCTTGTAAATGGAGAGATGTAAATGTTCGTCAATACTCCAAGGTTAAACAACTGTAAATAGTTTCCCCTCCCAAAGGAAAATGGGATTGATTCATCTAAGTTCTGAATGTGACAGGGTTTTGCATACTCTCTGGTCTGGTCAACTCgtttatatatacaataatgCTGTGACATCAGGAACTGTATCATTACCTTACGTATGATGAAAATACTTCATAAATTATATCACCTTGTAGTCTGAGGTTGTTCTACAGTAACCATGTATAATGTAAATATAATGTTTATCATAAAGCAGTGTTTGTATCTCAAGAGAATGATGCGTACTCACCAGAGCGTTCATTGTTGACCCACCAAAGGAGGAGCTGTCTGACGATACCTGACCATAGCGTCGCTTATATACTGGTCGTCAAGGTCCATGACGGGCGGGGCTGGGCCAGCGGATGAGTATCCGGAGCAACCCCGAGTCCTCCACTCTGACTTCGTGACCGACCAGCCCCGCCACGCCCCTTACCCGCCTCTACACACACGCAGATGGGATGGGGAGAAGAACCGAAAAGCACCGAAAACGTCTGGAATTTATAGAAACATTTGACAGATCGTCCGAAATGTTGTACAGCCATTGGAGgcgagtgtgtggtggcaggaggtggaaAAGAGCAGATGTTGCACCCGTGCtatggaaagagaaggaaattCCATTGAGTTGCAAACCAGTCAGTGTTTCTGACGAAGAATTGTCAGTAAaacattggtaaaaaaaaaaaataaacggaaAGACAATGGATGATttcttgatgaaaaaaaagagaaatgaaaattaaTTGAGAGGTAACAGAGGGTAAGAGAAACAGAACAGATTACATTTTCTAATATGACAATATGTGACCTTACGAATCGGGGTTAGGCTGCGCTTGTCCACCCGACCCCGTAAACAAATAACCAGAGCCCCGCCCACTCATTCCCTGGTGTGTACGGCCGTGCGAGTCCTCACTTATAACAAACCTGACTCTACTGCATTCATTGAATAGAAAGAAAACTATAAACATCATCTAATCTAAGCTCCAAAAGCTATTTTCTTAATGAGGACAGACAATCGAGAGGTCTGGCATAAGGTGCGGGTCTCCCACGACCCAGTAAAACGATCGAGTCATCAGTCAAGCTGATGGTTTTGAACCTTTTTGTTTTGTACCTGGCCTCTCTCACTCCAGGACCAGGTCAACAGCCAGTATTCCCCCGACCTGCTTGGCGGGAAGATGCGGGAGGAGGTGCAGTACACTATAACTGACGTGTGGCATAGTTCCGTAATACGTAAAAATACAGTCAAGTGAATTAGAAGACAAAGACGGTGTTAATGTTATCATGAAATGTGGTATCCGATCCCTAACTGGAGTGTGAAGAGAGTCAGCAAACCACGAGAAATCTATAAATGCAAGTGATTTAtcagaaaaggaaaggaagatcGAAAAGGTCAATAGATAATGGAACTTACAAAGACGGTGTTAATGTTATCATGAAGTGTGGTATCCGATCTCCAACTGGAGAGTGAAGAGAGTCACAAACCACGAGAAATCTATAAATGCAAGTGATTTATcagaaagggaaagggagatcGAAAAGCTCAATAGATAATGGAACTTTCAGTTACATTATAGGTTCAGTTACATTTCAGATGTTACGAAATGGAATTAGAAAAGTAGTGATCGGTTTTTGTTTTGTGAACTCGTGAGATCACTGGATCATCTGGCGTTGGTGATGCAAAGGTTGAGTGAAACATCCATTCGTGTGTGAGTCACATCAGAGTGTTCTGTGCCGCGCGAATATTTGCTGTGCCAGCGCTGTGGACCGTCTCATTACTCTACTCATACGTCACTCGTCCACATGAGTAATGAGTCATGATCTGAAATAGTGAGGAAGATATACTAGTGAGTCACGTCAGAGTGCTCTGTGCCAGCGCTGTGGACCGTCTCATTGCTCTACTCATACGTCACTCGTCCACATGAGTAATGAGTCATGATCTGAAATAGTGAGGAAGATATACTATAAAATGAGAATGAACATCAAGAAAAAATTGTTATAAACAATTTGTGAAAAAAATGGTGAGAATACTGCAGTGTATTTGTATCTGGTGAACAATATGGTGATAATATTAGTCCGTAGAATGGTGGTAAGTGGCGTAATGAGCTATGTAACCCCTGGAAATATAATTGAGAACCTGAACACGATGTGGTTTCCTGGTAAATGTGTAAAAGTGATGAATAACCTCGTAAGTCTGGTCACTCATGACTGGATGGCTCCCACATACCCCTTTTCACCTACTAGGCAGTGGACGGTAAGTGACATATTGTTTACTTATCTATTAAGCCTTTTATTGGTAGGGTTTCGTCTCAGTTTACGAAAAGCGAATACATGTTTGGACGTCTGCGGAATATACTTTTTCTTAGCTGCGACTgcgcgggcagctgaggccttaatcaagtccatcccattaacgttatatatatatatcctagcctgagccaggtacccatttgatcgaccacccctaggggtggatgaacagctgggttgactgtggaccaaccgccttaaccaggattcgaatcgaTACGTTCAACCCTGGACGACCCGTGATGCCGTCGTAATTAGGAACCCTAACCGATATACCACAGGAGTTTAAAAGCTGTCCAAGAGACTGCTTTTAAACTCACAAAATGTCCCGCTGTCTCACAGAAGTTTTAAGAGACGAAAAATGTCAATattttggaggtagtgaagtTCAGATGCTCCCCTTATATCAAAATTACTACCTGTGAACTCTGTGAGTGCATGGAACTTTTGCTGCCGTAAATAAGTATTCCAAAATATGTGGAACGATACGATGTCGAATTATGGATGATATCTTCGTTGATTCTGGTGGGGAGGGCAACAAGCAGGTGTTCACCTATTTAATACGTGTCTTGTGTAACTTCACTTTTCATATACGCAAGTTCATGACCATATTCTTAATGCGGaggtatgtatgatttatgagtTGAGTTTGTTCAACCTGAATTAAAAAAGGAATCAATTCCCATGCCTCCTATTGACCACA is a window from the Panulirus ornatus isolate Po-2019 chromosome 32, ASM3632096v1, whole genome shotgun sequence genome containing:
- the LOC139759339 gene encoding uncharacterized protein, producing MNALTVLSIATVAACASAQLLGYPGVYGGYPGTWGAYPGLWNAAAPVTVKAAAPTPLAYNTAPFAPVSPIHSQYHAQDEFGQYSFGHAGGLDSRTETRDAFGVVRGSYNYVDTNGKVQTQHYVADGLGFRVSGTNLPVAPDAPEVPAVPALPGPVPEPVQDTPEVAAAKAAFKSAYDEAAAAAAAAAPESRKKRSVVAIHAPTSYSPFGFPYGLPAPLNYAHPAVVGSPLTYTAGFPTLAAAHGITPYTGYPALSYAAAAPAAARDAELLRVVNNPGHAVSYRVD